The Rhinolophus ferrumequinum isolate MPI-CBG mRhiFer1 chromosome 6, mRhiFer1_v1.p, whole genome shotgun sequence genome has a window encoding:
- the LOC117023641 gene encoding ribonuclease 7-like, which produces MAPTKAGVCPLLLLLLLGLWVAKVPVSAKPKHMTSAQWFETQHVQPNPEGCKKAMGKINRHTKHCKGLNTFLHESFSSVAATCHLPTITCRNSHENCHQSKGTVSLTMCELTSGKHPDCRYKEKKLSASYIVACDPPQKGDSGKFHLVPVHLDKVL; this is translated from the coding sequence ATGGCACCGACCAAAGCAGGAGTCTGCcctctgctgctgctcctgctgctgggCCTGTGGGTGGCCAAGGTCCCAGTCAGTGCCAAGCCCAAACACATGACCTCAGCTCAGTGGTTTGAAACTCAGCATGTGCAACCCAACCCCGAGGGATGCAAAAAGGCGATGGGCAAAATCAACAGGCACACAAAACACTGCAAAGGCCTCAACACTTTCCTGCATGAATCCTTCTCCAGTGTGGCTGCCACCTGTCACCTACCCACCATAACCTGCAGGAACAGCCATGAAAACTGCCACCAGAGCAAAGGGACTGTGTCCCTGACCATGTGCGAGCTTACCTCAGGGAAGCACCCAGACTGCAGGtacaaagagaagaaactgagcGCTTCTTACATCGTGGCCTGTGACCCACCCCAGAAAGGGGACTCTGGAAAATTCCACCTGGTTCCTGTGCACTTGGACAAAGTCCTTTAG